GGGTCGCGCTCCCACAGCGGAGTGTACGTCTCCGCGTCCAGCCGTTCTGCCATCGCTTCGATCCGGGTCGTTTGAAACTCGCTTTCGACCGCGCCGGCGATGATCCCGTCGACCCCGACCGCCGTATCGAGGTCCGAAAGGGCGCGTTCGAGCGGTTCGAGTTCCGCGTCACCCTGTGTGCCCGAGTCGACGACGCCGTCGGTCCCGACGGCCGACTCGACCTCGAGGAGGTCGATGCCGATGCTGTCGGCCGCGAGGGCCGCGAGGTCGGTCGCGGGGACGTGATACATATACGAGTCGGCGGCGGGGTGGACGGTGAGCAGTCGCGAGACCGTCCGCCCGGAGTCGAGCGCGCGATACAGCGCCCACGAGGAGTCCTTCCCGCCCGAGAAGAGCGCGATCCAGTTCATACGGAGTGTTCGCCCCGATCGACAAAGGTCAGTCGGTCGCTTCCGCCGGTTCGGGCGCGCCGGCAAAGCGGGCCGCAGCCCGGACCCCGACGAGGCTCACGACGACGCCGGCGACGACGAAGACGGCGAGGCGCTGGAGCGGCGAGAGGACGAACGCCTCGACCGAGACGACCCCCACGTCGACCGGCGGGACGGCGCTGTGGTCGATCACGCCGCTTCGCTGGAGGAAGTACGCCGCGAACCCGCGGACGATCAGCCCCAGTGCGATCACCCCGAACGGGAGATTGAGCGCGGCCGTCGGAAGGGGCTCGTCGTGGATCGCCTCGTCGAGCAACCGGCCGGTACTGGCCGCCAGCGCGGCCATCGCGAGCCAGGGGACGCTATCGAAAACGAACCGCATGGCGGGCTCGAAGACCCCCTCCTGGGATTCGAGCCCCGAGACACCGAGCAGCCCGGCGAACACGCCGATCAGCGCGAGGCCCGCCCCGACGACGTAGGTCACGACCGAGACCTGCCCCGAGTAGAGTGCGTCTCGCACCCCGGCGGGCACCGTCGAAACGTAGACGTCGACGCCGAGCCCCTTATAGAGGAGAAACAGCCCGAAGACGGCCGTCAGCGAGGCGACGGCGACGACCGGCCCCATCGTCGCGAGCAGTATCGGAAAGACGATCAGCGCGAGCCCGAGGGGCACGAGCGTCGTCTGGCGGAGCTCCTCGTCGCCGAGGAACTGCTTGAGCAGGTAGTACGTCGACTCGATGTCGCGGGCCTGGCGGACGACCACCCGGTCGACCGAGTCGACGGACAGGCGGCTCTCGATGACGGGGACAAACCGTTCGTCCTCGGCGCTGTCGGTGACGATGATCGCCGAGTCGACCGCGTGGGCGTCGCGGATCGCCTCGATCTGGGCGGCGATCGACCGGCCCGCGCCGACCGCGTCGGGGCCGCCGGTGACGAGCGCGACCGTCGGCTCCTCCCCGTCCTCTTGGAGGTCGCGGGCCACTCGCAGCGTCTCGAGCAGACAGTTGACGCTCGAATCCTCCGGATCCGCGAGCCCGACGTCGATCACCAGCGACCGCACCGCGTCCCAACCGACGACCGGCGGGGAGGCGTCGGCCGCCCGCGCGATCCCGTCCGACCGGTCGAGACACACCACCAACGTACTCACGGTGTGCGCACACAAACGCCGGCCGGATAAAAACCTACAGGCGAACCTCGATCTCCCGATCCGACTCGCCGAGCACGCTCGCGATCCCCGCGCCGAAGGCGTACGCGACCGAGGCACTCCCGATCGAGAGCCGGGCCATCATCCCCTGATCGGGCTCGAACGCCCGGACCTCGGGGTCGATATCGAGGAGGTCGGCGAGCCGGTCCTCGGCGTCCTCGCGGGTGCCGAGCGCGTCGACCAGCCCCAGTTCGAGGGCCTCCTCGCCGACGTAGACGCGGGCCTCGGTCGCGCGGACCTCCTCCTCGGAGAGCTCGCGGCCCTCGGCGACCCGCTCGACGAACTGGCCGTAGAAATCGTCGATCAGCCCCTGGAGGTAGGCCCGTTCGTGGTCGTCCATCTCCCGGAGGGGGACGCCCGCGTCCTTGAACTCGCCCGCCGCGAAGCGCTCGTAGGACAGCCCCACCCGCTCTGCGAGGGCCGCGGCGTTGACTCGCGAGCCGATCACGCCGATACTTCCCACGAGGGAGGCCTCACGTGCCAGCAACTCGTCACAGCCGCTGGCAATCCAGTAGCCCCCGCTCCCACAGACGTCGGTCGTATAGGCGATCGCCGGTCCCTCGAAGGCGACGATCGCCCGCCTGATGTCGTCGCTCGGGACGACCTCCCCGCCGGGCGTGTTGAGCTTCACCAGGAGTCCCTCGACGTCCCCGTCGTCGGCGGCGGCCTCGATCTGTTCGACGACGTCGTCGGTCGGAGTGGTGTTGGGACCGTTCGGGAGCCGCCCACCCCCTCCGTCCCGCGAGATGGGTCCCTCGACGGCCACCTGTGCGACGTTGTAGGTCGTAAAGGCCTTGCTGGCCAGCCGACTCGCGATCCGCAGCCCGATAAGCGCGGTAGCGATCACGAGCAGGACCCCGATGAGTTCCACGCCCGTTGTCGGCAGTGCGAAAAACAGCACGTAACCGACGGCCGCGGCGAGTAGCGCACCGACCAGTGAAACCGCTAGTCGTCCGATAGCGTCCGAGTTCATGCAGACCTCCGAATCATACCCACTGCTTACGCTCTCGGGCGGTTAACGTTTCGTCTACGGGGCCAGCCTCGCTACTCGTCAGATCGCTCCGTCAACTACCGTTTCGTTAGCGTTGCCTAGTACTAATACCCGGTTCGACGAATCGCACCGGTTCTCATCAGTAGCAGATGCCAGTTCCTATCGTATTCGATCGGCGTTTAAAGAAATCAAGTACTATTAGACGAATTTAGCACGGGTCGAAGGAAGCCACGCACGAAAGCGACGATACCAATGACGACTCCTAGTAGATATCCAGGGTTAGACGCTGCCTCTAGACTGCTGGCAGGTGAGTTGACCACCGCGATAATAGCTAATCCGACGAGATATCCAATTGGAAGGAAAATTGCTATCAAAACCCAGCCATTATTTCTGATGTCATCCACTTCCCGTAATTAGAATGTTATATATATGTATATATATAAATTACGGACAATAACAACCGCAATAGCCGCGGTGGCGGACCGGCGCGGCTCCGTCACGTCGGTTTTTCGAGAAGATTTTTGCGGCGAGCGCACCCGAGCCGGAAAGAGGTCCGTTTCTAGAGCAGGCCGGTCTTCTGGAGCTTCATGAGGTCCTCGGTGTCGAGGGTTTCCCCTTCCTTGAACTTCTGGTAGATCTCCTCGGCTTCCTCTTTGGCTTCCTCGCGCTCTTGCTCGCGGTTGGACTTGCGAGCTTTCTCCTCTTTCTTGTCGAGTTCGCGCAGGCGCTTTTGGACGCGGACGAAGTCCTCGTGGTGCTGGTCTGCAGCCTCCTGGACCTCGACGAAGGCTTCGTGCATCTCGTCGGCCTCGTCCCTGATATCGTCGGCCTCCCGGTAGGCCTCGATCATCTGGTTGTGGTGTTCCTGGGCCTGGTCGGCGAGTTCCGTGACCTGCTGGTGGTGCTGGGAGGCTTCCGAGCGGACCTCTTCGGCTTCTTCGACCATCCCTTCGAGGTCGTCGTTGCCTTCGAGTTTCTCCTGGCGGGTCCGGTACTCCTCGCGTTTGTTCTCGATCTTCTCGATGAGTTCGCGCTCGTCCTCCGTCGAGAGGACCTCGGTCTGTTGTTTGAACTCGAGCTGTTCGATCTCCTCTTCGAGCTCCTCGAGCCCCTTGCCGTCGTCGAGTTCGAGGTCCGATTTCCGACCCTCGACCTCGTCGAACAGCTCGTTGGCCTTCGCGTTGAGCTCGTTTCGCTTCTGTTTGTGCTCTTGGACCTGCTCGTTGAGCTCGTCGCGTTTCTCCCTGTGCTCCTGGGCTTCGTCGACCTTCTCGCGGGTCGCCGCGTTGAGCTCGTCGCGCTTCCCGGCGCGCTTCGAGGCCATCTGGTTGAGGTCGTTCCGGCGGTCCCGGAGCTTGCCGGCGAGTTTGATGAGCTGTCCTTTCGAGTCGCTTTCGAGGTCGGAGTCGCTGACCTCGATGTTCTTGCTTTCGTCTACCATGCGTAGTTAATCCGTTATCCATCCCTCCACCGAAACCCGGCAGTGTACACTCGTCATCGCAACCACCCGTGTATAAGGATGCCCTCTCATTTTTCGAGCGATACTGCCGCCACGTCGGTGGCGTTCTGGTACCCCATACTACCGTCACGATCGGTTTAACTGTTGCGGTCGTGACACCCTGTAAATCGGTACCAAGACGCTCGAAATCGGGGTTTTGGCCCTCGGCGGATCAGTTTCACTTCCAGTCCGCCCGTGGCGCAGGGTAATGGCCCCGCAGCCCGAGTATCGAGTATGTTCGAACGGCTCGCGTGTACTTGCGAGGGGTGCGATCGGCCTCTGACGGTGGACGATCCCGAACTCGAGTTCCGACGGGGCGAGTGTCGCCGTCGGGCGTACGAGTGTGGTTGTGGGACGGTGACGATCACGGTCGCTCGTCGGTAAGTCGAAGCCACTATCCCCCCCGGCGGGCTCCCCCCTGCATGCACGTCGGAGCACACGTCTCGATCGCCGGCGGGGTCGACAACGCCGTCCCGCGACAGCTCGATATCGGGGGCAACTGCGGGCAGATCTTCACCACCTCACCGCAGGTCTGGGCCCAGCCCGAGATCGGCGAGGAGGAAGCGGAGCGCTTTCGCGAGGGAACGGACGAGAGCCTCGACGGGCCGTGGGTGATCCACTCGTCGTACCTCGTGAACCTCTGTACGCCCAAGGAGGACCTGCGCGAGAAATCGGTCGCGAGCATGCAGGCCGAACTCGAGGCGGCCGAACAGTTGGACATCGAGTTCGTCAACGTCCACCTGGGTGCCCACACCGGTGCGGGCGTCGAGGGCGGGCTCGAGAACGCCGCGAGCGCACTCGACGAGTTGGACGTCCCTGACGGGGTGACGATCCTGATCGAGAGCGACGCCGGGTCGGGAACGAAACTCGGCGGGGAGTTCGAACATCTCGCACGCGTGCTCGAAGCCAGCGCGCAGGATCTGGACGTCTGTGTCGACACCGCCCACGCCTTCGCGGCGGGCTATGACCTCTCGACCGCCGCGGGCGTTCGGGAGGCGGTCAGCGAGTTCGACGACGTCGTCGGGCTGGAGCATCTGCGGTGTATCCACCTCAACGATTCGAAACACGCCTGTGGCACCAACAAGGACGAACACGCCCACGTCGGCGAGGGCCTGATCGGAATCGATGGAATGGAGGCGATCATCAACCACCCCGACCTCGAAGACGTACCGCTGGTGCTCGAAACGCCCACCGAGGACGGCAAGAGCTACGAGTGGAACATCGACCGGGTCCGCGAGTTGCGCGGCGAGTAGATGCGCCGGTTCGATGCCGACTACCTCGAGGAGACGCGCCGCGGGATGTGGGAGGAGGTCGGCAAACTGGTGGACCTCGACCTCGGGTCGCGAACGCGGGTCGCGGACGTTGGCTGTGGGACGGGCGAACTCACGCGCGTGCTCGCCCGCGAGAGCCCCGCCGAGGTGGTCGGGATCGACGCCGACCCGGCTCTACTGGACGCCGCCCGCGAACACGGTCCCGTGCTGGCGGGCGACGCGACCCATCTCCCCCTGCGGACGAACGCGGTCGACCTGGTGACCTGTCAGGCCCTGCTGATCAACCTGCCCGAACCCCGGCGAGCCGTCGCGGAGTTCGCGCGGGTCTCCTCGGCGCTGGTCTGTGCGATCGAACCCGACAACGGGGGCGTCGAGGTGAAGTCGACGGTCGGTCGTGAGGTGGACCTCGCACGGCGCGCCCGCGAGCACTACATCGAGGGCGTCGGGACGGACGTCACCCTCGGGGCCGATAGTAGGGACCTGTTCGAAGCGGTCGGGTTGTCCGAGGTTCGGACCCGCCGGTACGACCACGAGAAGGTCATCGAGCCGCCCTACGGCGAGGCGGCCCTCGAGAGCGCGAGGCGAAAGGCGACGGGCGAGGGACTCGAAAGCGATCGCAGGACCATGCTCGGGGGCGATCTCGCGCCCGCAGCGTTCGACGAGTTGCGCGCCGAGTGGCGCGAGATGGGCCGCGAGGTGATCGGGCAGATGCAGGCCGGCGAGTACGAGCGAACGGAACGGGTGCCCTTTTACGTGACCGTCGGACGGGTCGACAGTTAGACCACGTCCCCTCGCACCGTCGCGCCCTCCTGGCGCTCGCGGTAGGCCTGTAGGGTATCGGCGGCCTCGCGGGCCTCGCCCTCGTCCATGCCGAGCATCTCGAGGGCGTTCGGAAGCGTCGGAAGGACGAGTTCGCCCGAGCGCAGTTTCTCGAGGGCCTTCGCGCTTCGTTGCCCGTCGACCCACAGACAGACCCCACGGGGGTCGAGGATCCGCTCGTAGTCGTTTCGCATCATCGCGCCCTGCAGGCGTTGGGTGACGTTGTCCTCGAAACTCGCGTTGCAGACCTCCAGATGGATCGGCTCGTCGTCCCCGAGGAGATGAGCCGCCAGACACCGCTCGGGAGCGGCGTAGCCGTTGTCGTTGGCCCGAACGAACTCGGGGAACGCTTCGGCCCACTCGCCTCTGACCGTCTGTCCGACCCCCTTCACGCCGTATCGCTCCTCGAAGGCCTCGCTTCGGCCCCC
The DNA window shown above is from Halalkalicoccus jeotgali B3 and carries:
- a CDS encoding DUF7095 family protein; the encoded protein is MDRSAAVERVERLIETVESEPMPVPVREIWVYGEVSLGLDPIERLDVYLTKDILLESDGGRSEAFEERYGVKGVGQTVRGEWAEAFPEFVRANDNGYAAPERCLAAHLLGDDEPIHLEVCNASFEDNVTQRLQGAMMRNDYERILDPRGVCLWVDGQRSAKALEKLRSGELVLPTLPNALEMLGMDEGEAREAADTLQAYRERQEGATVRGDVV
- a CDS encoding DUF373 family protein, translated to MSTLVVCLDRSDGIARAADASPPVVGWDAVRSLVIDVGLADPEDSSVNCLLETLRVARDLQEDGEEPTVALVTGGPDAVGAGRSIAAQIEAIRDAHAVDSAIIVTDSAEDERFVPVIESRLSVDSVDRVVVRQARDIESTYYLLKQFLGDEELRQTTLVPLGLALIVFPILLATMGPVVAVASLTAVFGLFLLYKGLGVDVYVSTVPAGVRDALYSGQVSVVTYVVGAGLALIGVFAGLLGVSGLESQEGVFEPAMRFVFDSVPWLAMAALAASTGRLLDEAIHDEPLPTAALNLPFGVIALGLIVRGFAAYFLQRSGVIDHSAVPPVDVGVVSVEAFVLSPLQRLAVFVVAGVVVSLVGVRAAARFAGAPEPAEATD
- a CDS encoding deoxyribonuclease IV: MHVGAHVSIAGGVDNAVPRQLDIGGNCGQIFTTSPQVWAQPEIGEEEAERFREGTDESLDGPWVIHSSYLVNLCTPKEDLREKSVASMQAELEAAEQLDIEFVNVHLGAHTGAGVEGGLENAASALDELDVPDGVTILIESDAGSGTKLGGEFEHLARVLEASAQDLDVCVDTAHAFAAGYDLSTAAGVREAVSEFDDVVGLEHLRCIHLNDSKHACGTNKDEHAHVGEGLIGIDGMEAIINHPDLEDVPLVLETPTEDGKSYEWNIDRVRELRGE
- a CDS encoding class I SAM-dependent methyltransferase, whose product is MRRFDADYLEETRRGMWEEVGKLVDLDLGSRTRVADVGCGTGELTRVLARESPAEVVGIDADPALLDAAREHGPVLAGDATHLPLRTNAVDLVTCQALLINLPEPRRAVAEFARVSSALVCAIEPDNGGVEVKSTVGREVDLARRAREHYIEGVGTDVTLGADSRDLFEAVGLSEVRTRRYDHEKVIEPPYGEAALESARRKATGEGLESDRRTMLGGDLAPAAFDELRAEWREMGREVIGQMQAGEYERTERVPFYVTVGRVDS
- the sppA gene encoding signal peptide peptidase SppA; translated protein: MNSDAIGRLAVSLVGALLAAAVGYVLFFALPTTGVELIGVLLVIATALIGLRIASRLASKAFTTYNVAQVAVEGPISRDGGGGRLPNGPNTTPTDDVVEQIEAAADDGDVEGLLVKLNTPGGEVVPSDDIRRAIVAFEGPAIAYTTDVCGSGGYWIASGCDELLAREASLVGSIGVIGSRVNAAALAERVGLSYERFAAGEFKDAGVPLREMDDHERAYLQGLIDDFYGQFVERVAEGRELSEEEVRATEARVYVGEEALELGLVDALGTREDAEDRLADLLDIDPEVRAFEPDQGMMARLSIGSASVAYAFGAGIASVLGESDREIEVRL
- a CDS encoding coiled-coil protein; amino-acid sequence: MVDESKNIEVSDSDLESDSKGQLIKLAGKLRDRRNDLNQMASKRAGKRDELNAATREKVDEAQEHREKRDELNEQVQEHKQKRNELNAKANELFDEVEGRKSDLELDDGKGLEELEEEIEQLEFKQQTEVLSTEDERELIEKIENKREEYRTRQEKLEGNDDLEGMVEEAEEVRSEASQHHQQVTELADQAQEHHNQMIEAYREADDIRDEADEMHEAFVEVQEAADQHHEDFVRVQKRLRELDKKEEKARKSNREQEREEAKEEAEEIYQKFKEGETLDTEDLMKLQKTGLL
- a CDS encoding diphthine--ammonia ligase, yielding MNWIALFSGGKDSSWALYRALDSGRTVSRLLTVHPAADSYMYHVPATDLAALAADSIGIDLLEVESAVGTDGVVDSGTQGDAELEPLERALSDLDTAVGVDGIIAGAVESEFQTTRIEAMAERLDAETYTPLWERDPVALAEAMLAAGFEIQIVQVAAAGLDESWLGRSLDRAALEELIALNERYGVHVLGEGGEFETLVTDGPHMDRPIELEYAVEWDGTRGKLQVTDAWLGE